From the genome of Cytobacillus firmus, one region includes:
- a CDS encoding glycosyltransferase, producing the protein MKSVLVYYPFPLSENANSGSKLRPLEMKKAFHTWGTENEVNIIVISGTSDQRDQQFQQLLSSGKLDNLWFCYMENQTIPLWLTDPGHKPKRPFIDRKILRYLKQHNVPVGVFYRDVYWKFDHIYPLTGAKKKIMQSIYRIEEKFYEKYCDVIFLPSLEMGKYVDIDRKMADLPPGGKERPIPARKKHEEPFKAIYVGAINGEDYGLSLMLDALMETNKESEICKLTIVCRQGEYEAADQANIEKIKELDIDVRHISGSELDSLYEEMDFAFIPRKCTEYQNFSMPVKLVEYLSNGLPIVATACDAQKRFLESNRYGVICEDNPSSMAEAIKEMADSLEQYQANIEATFLKNHSWVARVEKVKASLAGEQS; encoded by the coding sequence ATGAAATCAGTTTTAGTTTATTACCCTTTCCCATTATCGGAAAATGCCAATAGCGGATCCAAGCTTCGCCCGCTTGAAATGAAAAAGGCTTTTCATACTTGGGGAACTGAAAATGAGGTTAATATCATCGTGATATCAGGAACATCTGATCAGCGTGATCAGCAGTTTCAGCAGCTCCTTTCATCGGGGAAGCTGGATAACTTATGGTTCTGCTATATGGAGAACCAGACCATTCCCCTCTGGCTTACAGATCCCGGGCACAAACCCAAAAGGCCATTTATAGATCGGAAAATCCTCCGTTATCTCAAGCAGCATAATGTGCCAGTAGGAGTTTTTTATCGGGATGTGTATTGGAAATTCGATCATATCTATCCGCTAACAGGAGCAAAAAAGAAAATCATGCAGTCCATCTACCGGATTGAAGAGAAATTTTACGAAAAATATTGCGATGTAATCTTTCTTCCCAGCCTGGAGATGGGAAAATATGTAGACATTGACCGGAAAATGGCTGACTTGCCGCCGGGCGGCAAAGAGCGGCCTATACCTGCCAGGAAAAAGCATGAGGAGCCTTTCAAAGCTATTTATGTTGGAGCCATTAATGGGGAAGATTACGGTTTATCTTTAATGCTCGATGCCCTAATGGAAACAAATAAGGAATCAGAGATTTGTAAGCTGACGATTGTATGCAGGCAAGGGGAATATGAGGCTGCAGATCAAGCGAATATAGAGAAAATTAAAGAGCTGGATATTGACGTACGGCATATTAGCGGAAGCGAGCTTGATTCACTATATGAGGAGATGGATTTTGCGTTTATCCCGCGAAAATGTACAGAGTATCAGAACTTTTCCATGCCTGTAAAGCTTGTTGAGTACTTATCCAATGGCTTGCCGATCGTTGCAACCGCATGTGATGCACAAAAGCGTTTTCTTGAAAGCAATAGGTATGGTGTTATCTGTGAAGATAATCCTTCTTCCATGGCTGAAGCAATAAAAGAAATGGCTGATTCCCTTGAGCAATATCAGGCAAATATCGAAGCTACATTCCTTAAAAATCATTCCTGGGTGGCCAGAGTGGAAAAAGTTAAAGCTTCGCTGGCAGGGGAACAGTCATGA
- a CDS encoding glycosyltransferase family 4 protein, which produces MRVIYLCQHFPPETGAPQIRVYEVSKELMNRGHQVEVLTAFPHHPHGIIPDEYKGRFYQFEHWDGIPVHRSWIYPSPKGSFWKRLASYFSFTFSAFYSLAKAKPTDVIICNSPPLFLGITGWVGAKLKRAKFVFNVADIWPESAVELGLVKNKTFIRMAEKLENFLYRNAWKIAGATEGICSYYVKKGKSSEDVFLLPNGVNTDYFKPLDKDQAIIKKAGLEGKKVFTYAGNFGYAQGLDSVLQAAALVKDSHPDVHFLFVGDGQEKDKLLALKEELQLTNVTFYGSVPLDEMPKIFSVSDFSVVSLRNIDLFKGARPSKIFPAISTGTPVLYCGVGESAEILNEYNCGRIAPPENPEGIAAAVKELAVITGADYQQMCQNGRKLAIDQYSWKSIVEDLIHHLEGENKKERSMG; this is translated from the coding sequence ATGAGAGTAATCTATTTATGTCAGCATTTTCCCCCTGAAACAGGTGCTCCTCAAATACGAGTGTATGAAGTGAGCAAGGAACTCATGAATAGAGGACATCAGGTGGAAGTATTAACAGCTTTTCCTCATCATCCGCATGGCATTATTCCGGATGAATATAAAGGCAGGTTTTATCAATTTGAACACTGGGATGGAATTCCTGTCCATCGTTCATGGATCTATCCATCACCGAAAGGAAGCTTTTGGAAAAGGCTTGCTTCCTATTTTTCTTTTACATTTAGTGCTTTTTATTCTCTGGCAAAAGCAAAGCCTACAGATGTCATCATTTGTAATTCGCCTCCATTATTTCTTGGCATAACGGGATGGGTGGGCGCTAAATTAAAGAGGGCCAAATTTGTATTTAATGTTGCGGATATTTGGCCGGAATCTGCTGTTGAGCTGGGATTGGTTAAGAATAAAACCTTTATCAGAATGGCTGAAAAACTGGAGAATTTCCTATACCGCAATGCCTGGAAAATAGCAGGTGCCACAGAAGGGATATGCAGTTATTATGTCAAAAAGGGGAAATCAAGCGAGGATGTTTTCCTTTTGCCCAATGGCGTAAATACTGATTACTTTAAGCCGTTAGATAAAGACCAGGCTATCATAAAAAAAGCCGGGCTGGAAGGTAAAAAGGTGTTCACTTATGCCGGCAATTTTGGATATGCACAGGGCCTTGATTCCGTTTTGCAGGCAGCTGCCCTGGTTAAGGATTCCCATCCGGATGTCCACTTTTTATTTGTAGGGGATGGACAGGAGAAGGATAAGCTGCTCGCATTAAAAGAAGAGCTGCAGCTGACAAACGTCACTTTTTATGGTTCGGTTCCATTAGACGAAATGCCAAAGATTTTTTCTGTATCTGATTTTAGTGTTGTATCTCTTAGAAATATTGATTTGTTTAAGGGAGCGCGGCCTTCGAAGATTTTTCCGGCCATCTCAACTGGAACGCCGGTATTGTATTGCGGAGTTGGAGAGAGTGCCGAGATTTTAAATGAATATAATTGCGGCAGAATCGCACCTCCGGAAAATCCTGAAGGAATTGCTGCGGCAGTTAAAGAATTAGCGGTGATAACTGGTGCGGATTATCAGCAAATGTGTCAGAATGGCCGAAAATTAGCCATCGATCAATACTCCTGGAAGAGCATTGTTGAAGATCTGATTCACCATCTGGAAGGTGAAAATAAAAAGGAGAGAAGCATGGGTTAA
- a CDS encoding glycosyltransferase — MKVVLLSPSKSSHTHKWALFYKQQGIDVTVVTFKDHYSEDNAKEVHTVVLPKLLPGKLSYLFAVSHLRKLLKDLKPDILHAHFVSSYGLVGALTQFHPFYVSVWGTDIYQFPLKSNVNRRIVEYTLGKADVICSTSHIMAKETSKYTDKEIEVTPFGVDLSLFSPKKKEEGTSLKIGIAKGLDDVYGFRDLFQAFVTLHSSFQDLELMIVGDGPMREEYQDLCRSLGIGDAVRFIGRVPNHLVPDYLREMDVVVMPSLEESFGVTAVEAMACGVPVVVSDADGLKEVVKNRETGLIVSKGNPEMLAEAVAELLNDEGLRDIMGQNGVKHVRDHYDWQENAGRMLKLYRASIVRTNNK; from the coding sequence ATGAAGGTAGTGCTGCTTTCGCCGAGTAAATCATCACATACCCACAAATGGGCGCTTTTTTATAAGCAGCAGGGAATTGATGTTACGGTGGTTACCTTTAAGGATCATTACTCCGAAGACAATGCGAAAGAGGTTCATACCGTTGTTCTGCCTAAGCTCTTGCCCGGCAAGCTTTCCTACTTATTTGCTGTTTCTCATTTGCGCAAGCTATTAAAGGACTTAAAGCCGGATATCCTGCATGCCCACTTTGTATCAAGCTATGGATTGGTAGGCGCTTTAACTCAATTTCATCCATTTTATGTTTCCGTGTGGGGTACAGATATTTACCAATTCCCATTAAAAAGCAATGTGAATCGCAGAATCGTAGAATACACATTAGGGAAAGCGGATGTGATCTGCTCTACAAGCCATATCATGGCTAAGGAAACAAGCAAGTATACAGATAAGGAAATAGAAGTAACTCCATTCGGTGTTGACCTTTCCCTTTTTAGCCCTAAAAAGAAAGAAGAGGGGACAAGCCTTAAAATCGGGATTGCCAAAGGGCTGGATGATGTCTACGGGTTCCGTGATCTATTTCAGGCATTCGTCACTTTACACTCTTCTTTTCAGGACTTGGAGCTGATGATTGTTGGCGACGGACCTATGAGGGAAGAGTATCAAGATCTCTGCCGGTCATTGGGAATAGGAGATGCTGTCCGCTTTATAGGCCGGGTGCCCAACCATCTGGTTCCTGACTATCTTCGTGAAATGGATGTGGTTGTAATGCCTTCTCTTGAAGAAAGCTTTGGGGTAACAGCAGTAGAGGCTATGGCTTGTGGAGTCCCGGTTGTTGTATCGGATGCAGATGGATTAAAGGAAGTTGTAAAGAATCGGGAAACAGGGCTGATTGTCTCTAAGGGAAACCCTGAAATGCTTGCAGAGGCTGTTGCAGAATTGCTGAACGATGAAGGCCTTCGCGACATTATGGGACAAAATGGAGTCAAGCATGTTCGTGATCATTACGATTGGCAGGAAAATGCCGGCCGGATGCTAAAGCTTTATAGGGCTTCTATAGTCCGGACAAACAATAAATAA
- the wecB gene encoding non-hydrolyzing UDP-N-acetylglucosamine 2-epimerase has protein sequence MKIVTVLGARPQFIKAAPVSRALRQNHQEIIVHTGQHYDANMSDIFFEELNIPKPDYHLAVGSGNHGKQTGEMMAKIEEIVLKEKPDYVLVYGDTNSTLAGSLVAAKLHIPVIHIEAGLRSFNKLMPEEVNRILTDHISEYLFCPTDTAVENLKNENITRNVINIGDVMYDAVLYNRELAKEKSRILDDAQLNKGDYLLITIHRAENTDDPEKMKGILQAFSSTEETKVWPIHPRTKHKLADYGLNVEEIPNLKIIDPVGYLDMLTLEANARKIVTDSGGVQKEAYFMEVPCVTVREQTEWVETLEGEANILVGTDQTKMTEAINKEVKPEYKQLFGNGEAASKIVEVLEQGLKA, from the coding sequence GGAGCACGCCCTCAGTTTATAAAGGCTGCTCCGGTATCAAGGGCTTTAAGGCAAAACCATCAGGAAATTATTGTACATACAGGACAGCATTATGATGCCAATATGTCGGATATTTTCTTTGAGGAATTAAATATTCCAAAGCCTGACTACCATTTGGCGGTTGGGTCAGGAAACCACGGGAAGCAGACTGGCGAAATGATGGCCAAAATTGAAGAAATTGTCCTAAAAGAAAAACCGGATTATGTACTGGTTTACGGTGATACAAATTCAACTCTTGCAGGCTCATTGGTTGCTGCAAAGCTTCATATCCCTGTCATTCATATTGAAGCAGGATTAAGAAGCTTTAATAAGCTAATGCCTGAAGAAGTGAACCGAATCTTGACTGATCATATTTCAGAATACCTTTTCTGCCCGACTGATACAGCGGTTGAAAATCTAAAGAATGAAAATATTACAAGAAACGTCATCAATATCGGGGACGTTATGTATGACGCCGTTTTGTATAATCGTGAGCTTGCAAAGGAAAAGTCGCGTATTCTTGATGACGCACAACTAAACAAGGGAGATTATCTGCTCATCACGATTCACCGTGCTGAGAATACAGATGATCCTGAAAAAATGAAAGGCATTCTTCAGGCATTTTCAAGCACGGAAGAAACCAAGGTTTGGCCTATTCACCCGCGTACAAAACACAAGCTAGCTGATTACGGTCTAAATGTGGAGGAAATCCCTAATCTGAAAATCATTGATCCAGTAGGGTATCTTGATATGTTAACGCTTGAGGCAAATGCACGAAAGATTGTAACAGATTCTGGCGGTGTGCAGAAGGAAGCCTATTTCATGGAGGTTCCATGTGTTACGGTTAGAGAGCAGACAGAATGGGTGGAAACCCTTGAAGGAGAGGCCAATATCCTTGTAGGGACAGATCAGACAAAAATGACTGAAGCCATTAATAAAGAGGTAAAGCCTGAATACAAGCAATTATTCGGAAACGGTGAAGCTGCCAGTAAAATTGTTGAAGTGCTTGAACAGGGGTTAAAGGCGTAA
- a CDS encoding SpoIID/LytB domain-containing protein → MKKFISIILFMALLFSGGQYPSAAEVKTYSNSVNVSVHINNSLTLTLNGSYQLTNRQTGSKSIIPPGTTITSSSNGTAVTVSYTGFSQSSTSGFDVQELAGTASLAVFTSQTDMRRGADASYSKIYTFQTGDSANYLGSFTNKTTGELWYNVTVGSYTGWVPAKNAKLTEGDKLSLAKVSNGLTYRGSFYLKKNGSQVEVINMLDMEDYLKGVVPNEMPASWHKESLKAQAIAARSYAANMMLLTSTAASQVYRGYTSEDTRANTAIKETEGLLVKYNGKPIQTFFFSTSGGRTANVGDVWNSNQSSFPYLVSVEDKYEVSPYSNWSEEYSAAAILKSFGIDSTAKLLDISFEVKGANGEVGAVTVKTTKGEKTVSGNESVIRRLFPVSSSAHYNLLYSNWFTMEVTRSQPALSVQTNSGTFPIEDMKGQTVQTPSGQMTLTESQVSVQTPSGVIASESGTGEVLSVTLNGKGWGHRIGMSQYGAKAYAENGWTASQIITHYFKGTTVSK, encoded by the coding sequence TTGAAGAAATTTATCTCAATCATTTTATTTATGGCTTTACTATTTTCAGGGGGTCAATATCCCAGTGCAGCTGAAGTTAAAACGTACTCGAATAGTGTAAATGTATCTGTGCACATAAACAACAGTCTGACTTTAACCCTTAATGGAAGCTATCAGCTTACAAATAGGCAAACGGGCAGCAAGTCCATCATCCCGCCAGGAACAACTATTACGTCATCAAGCAATGGAACAGCCGTAACTGTCTCCTATACCGGATTCAGTCAATCCTCGACTTCCGGCTTTGATGTCCAGGAGCTTGCCGGAACCGCATCATTAGCTGTATTCACAAGCCAGACGGATATGAGACGAGGTGCCGATGCCTCCTATTCAAAGATATATACTTTCCAAACAGGAGACAGCGCGAATTACCTTGGTTCCTTCACAAACAAGACAACGGGTGAACTTTGGTATAACGTAACCGTGGGGTCCTATACAGGGTGGGTTCCAGCCAAGAATGCTAAGTTAACAGAAGGGGACAAGCTATCCCTCGCGAAAGTCAGCAATGGCCTTACTTATAGAGGCAGCTTCTATTTGAAGAAAAACGGCTCCCAGGTTGAAGTAATCAACATGCTGGATATGGAAGATTATCTTAAGGGAGTTGTCCCTAATGAAATGCCAGCCTCATGGCATAAGGAGTCCCTTAAAGCACAGGCGATCGCAGCCCGAAGCTATGCGGCCAATATGATGCTCCTTACGAGCACAGCTGCAAGCCAAGTATACAGGGGATACACCTCTGAAGATACTCGGGCAAATACCGCAATTAAAGAAACAGAAGGCTTGTTAGTAAAATACAATGGAAAGCCAATCCAAACATTTTTCTTTTCAACGAGCGGAGGCAGGACTGCCAATGTGGGAGATGTTTGGAATTCCAATCAGAGCTCCTTCCCTTACCTTGTTTCAGTCGAGGATAAATACGAAGTATCCCCTTACAGCAATTGGAGCGAGGAATACTCAGCTGCTGCAATTTTAAAGTCATTCGGTATTGACAGTACGGCAAAATTGCTGGATATTAGCTTTGAAGTAAAAGGGGCGAATGGAGAAGTAGGTGCTGTTACCGTTAAAACCACTAAAGGAGAGAAGACGGTAAGCGGTAATGAGTCAGTCATCAGAAGGCTATTTCCTGTCTCAAGCTCAGCACATTATAATCTCCTTTACTCCAACTGGTTTACAATGGAGGTAACGAGATCACAGCCTGCCCTTTCTGTTCAAACGAATAGCGGAACTTTTCCTATCGAAGATATGAAAGGCCAGACCGTACAAACACCGAGCGGACAAATGACGCTTACTGAATCTCAGGTATCTGTCCAAACTCCGTCTGGGGTCATTGCTAGTGAAAGCGGGACAGGAGAGGTACTTTCTGTAACCCTAAACGGAAAAGGCTGGGGCCACCGTATTGGAATGAGTCAATATGGAGCAAAGGCATATGCCGAAAACGGCTGGACAGCCAGCCAGATCATAACGCATTACTTCAAAGGAACGACCGTTTCTAAATAA